The proteins below come from a single Crossiella sp. CA-258035 genomic window:
- a CDS encoding 4'-phosphopantetheinyl transferase superfamily protein — MIEELLPDGVHAAEVVGDDPTAYLLPEEHAAVERAVERRRKQYTQARTCARRALSALGLPEQPILRGPKREPLWPNGIVGSITHCEGYCAAAVADRAGIRSVGIDAEVHDVLPPGVQRMVAVPAEQEWLAGAGDGLHWDRVLFSAKESVYKAWFPITGTWLGFQDAELTFDREGGFRARILIEPPVVDGYRVDGFAGRYLVRDGLVLTSVVVPG, encoded by the coding sequence ATGATCGAGGAACTGCTCCCCGACGGCGTGCACGCGGCTGAGGTGGTCGGCGATGACCCCACCGCCTACCTGCTGCCCGAGGAACACGCCGCGGTCGAACGCGCGGTGGAACGCCGCCGCAAGCAGTACACCCAAGCCCGCACCTGCGCCCGCCGCGCCCTGTCCGCCCTGGGCCTGCCGGAACAACCCATCCTGCGCGGCCCCAAGCGGGAACCGTTGTGGCCCAACGGAATCGTCGGCAGCATCACGCACTGCGAGGGCTACTGCGCGGCCGCGGTGGCCGACCGCGCCGGCATCCGGTCGGTGGGCATCGACGCGGAGGTCCACGACGTGCTGCCGCCGGGCGTGCAGCGGATGGTGGCGGTGCCCGCGGAGCAGGAGTGGCTGGCGGGGGCGGGGGACGGGCTGCACTGGGACCGGGTGCTGTTCAGCGCGAAGGAGAGCGTGTACAAGGCCTGGTTCCCGATCACCGGGACGTGGCTGGGGTTCCAGGACGCGGAGCTGACCTTCGACCGGGAGGGCGGGTTCCGGGCCCGGATCCTGATCGAGCCGCCGGTGGTGGACGGGTACCGGGTGGACGGGTTCGCGGGGCGGTACCTGGTGCGGGACGGGCTGGTGCTGACCTCGGTGGTGGTGCCCGGGTAG
- a CDS encoding FG-GAP-like repeat-containing protein — MTRHRAGKAVGLLAFTTAAALLTSLPAHGLAGGTAAAEGSYGFVAKIDVGPGTRSCSGVLIDPNWVLTVKSCFPENAQGGKPAQPTKVTVGRAVLSGSTGQVVDAVNLVHRADRNLSLVRLATPVAGVVPATVAKTAPAAGDTVRLAGYGRTATEWTPDRLHTGPAKVESAAATTLSVLGEGSVSVCRGDSGGPAFRETGSRAEVIGLHAASWQGGCMGETETRRTVTESRVDNLDGWLEAQLIGLTATPLAQHGNQLSWLNPPSLNATAYRVYGAQTADVPLVPANLLGTVSDGRYAHTALPAKQTWHYRVVPVTAAGDGPVSSVASATVKTHTISDFNGDGRDDISAIYDYSNGDAGTFSFDGTVAGPTEPVSKHRTGPNNWTVSSAKYLNGDFNGDGFADWGAFYNYGGGNIKFWVRWGSPTGLKDGAALWDSAGQWDWNRAQFVAGDFNGDGRTDVTAAYGYENGRTAFWLFRGNPTGVDAPVQTWNSGDGNWERTSSTFVAGDFNGDGRDDMAALYNYGGYDVALFIANGTVDGHTAPVQQWRTGPNQWDPGRSRLLAGDFDGDGRTDIAGLYGYPDDRLALYVAKSTANGLGRFAMTWETRPGDWHLPSSVWVAGDFNGDGRSDLGGFYHYGGGNIKLFNFRGQPGGGTDRGADGWDSRGGWYWERAHFIQ, encoded by the coding sequence GTGACTCGCCATCGTGCGGGCAAGGCCGTCGGCCTGCTCGCCTTCACCACCGCCGCGGCGCTGCTGACCAGCCTGCCCGCGCACGGCCTCGCCGGCGGTACCGCCGCGGCGGAGGGCTCCTACGGCTTCGTCGCCAAGATCGACGTCGGCCCTGGCACCCGCAGTTGCAGCGGCGTGCTGATCGACCCGAACTGGGTGCTGACCGTGAAGTCCTGCTTCCCGGAGAACGCCCAGGGCGGCAAGCCGGCCCAGCCGACCAAGGTCACCGTGGGCCGCGCCGTGCTCTCCGGCAGCACCGGCCAGGTGGTGGACGCGGTCAACCTGGTGCACCGCGCCGACCGCAACCTGAGCCTGGTCCGGCTGGCCACCCCGGTCGCCGGCGTGGTGCCGGCCACCGTGGCCAAGACCGCGCCCGCCGCCGGGGACACCGTGCGCCTGGCCGGATACGGCCGCACCGCCACCGAGTGGACCCCCGACCGGCTGCACACCGGCCCGGCCAAGGTCGAGTCGGCCGCCGCGACCACGCTCAGCGTGCTCGGCGAGGGCTCGGTCTCGGTCTGCCGCGGCGACTCCGGCGGCCCCGCCTTCCGCGAGACCGGCAGCCGCGCCGAGGTCATCGGCCTGCACGCGGCCTCCTGGCAGGGCGGCTGCATGGGCGAGACCGAGACCAGGCGCACCGTCACCGAGTCCAGGGTGGACAACCTGGACGGCTGGCTGGAAGCCCAGCTCATCGGCCTGACCGCGACCCCGCTGGCGCAGCACGGCAACCAGCTCAGCTGGCTGAACCCGCCCTCGCTCAACGCCACCGCCTACCGCGTCTACGGCGCGCAGACCGCGGACGTGCCGCTGGTCCCGGCGAACCTGCTGGGCACGGTCAGCGACGGCAGGTACGCGCACACCGCGCTGCCGGCCAAGCAGACCTGGCACTACCGGGTGGTCCCGGTGACCGCCGCCGGTGACGGCCCGGTCTCCTCGGTCGCCTCGGCCACCGTGAAGACGCACACCATCAGCGACTTCAACGGCGACGGCCGCGACGACATCTCCGCGATCTACGACTACAGCAACGGCGACGCGGGCACGTTCAGCTTCGACGGCACGGTCGCCGGTCCCACCGAGCCGGTGTCCAAGCACCGCACCGGTCCGAACAACTGGACCGTCTCCAGCGCCAAGTACCTCAACGGCGACTTCAACGGCGACGGCTTCGCCGACTGGGGCGCCTTCTACAACTACGGCGGCGGCAACATCAAGTTCTGGGTCCGCTGGGGCTCGCCGACCGGGCTCAAGGACGGCGCCGCGCTGTGGGACTCCGCGGGCCAGTGGGACTGGAACCGGGCGCAGTTCGTGGCCGGGGACTTCAACGGCGACGGCCGCACCGACGTCACCGCCGCCTACGGCTACGAGAACGGCCGCACCGCGTTCTGGCTGTTCCGGGGCAACCCGACCGGGGTGGACGCGCCGGTGCAGACCTGGAACTCCGGCGACGGCAACTGGGAGCGCACCAGCAGCACCTTCGTCGCCGGTGACTTCAACGGCGACGGCCGCGACGACATGGCCGCGCTGTACAACTACGGCGGCTACGACGTCGCGCTGTTCATCGCCAACGGCACCGTGGACGGGCACACCGCCCCCGTGCAGCAGTGGCGGACCGGCCCCAACCAGTGGGACCCGGGTCGTTCCCGGCTGTTGGCGGGCGACTTCGACGGCGACGGGCGCACCGACATCGCGGGCCTGTACGGCTACCCCGACGACCGGCTCGCGCTGTACGTGGCCAAGAGCACCGCGAACGGCCTCGGGCGGTTCGCGATGACCTGGGAGACCAGGCCGGGCGACTGGCACCTGCCGTCCAGCGTGTGGGTGGCCGGTGACTTCAACGGCGACGGCCGCTCCGACCTCGGCGGCTTCTACCACTACGGCGGCGGCAACATCAAGCTGTTCAACTTCCGCGGCCAGCCCGGCGGCGGCACCGACCGCGGCGCGGACGGCTGGGACTCCCGCGGCGGCTGGTACTGGGAGCGGGCCCACTTCATCCAGTGA
- the trxB gene encoding thioredoxin-disulfide reductase, with product MADLIIVGSGPAGYTAAVYAARAQLQPLVFEGVSYGGALMTTTEVENYPGFKDGILGPDLMEQMRAQAERFGAELRAEDVESVDLTGPVKTVTANGRTYQARAVVLAMGAAARYLDVPGEQRLLGRGVSSCATCDGFFFRDQDIAVVGGGDSAMEEATFLTRFARSVTIIHRRQEFRASKIMLERARANEKIRWQLDTRVLEVLGETSVTGVRVQDAGTGEESVMPLTGFFVAIGHEPRSALVRGQVEVDVDGYVRVSGPGTATNLDGVFAAGDLVDHTYRQAITAAGSGCAAAMDAERWLAR from the coding sequence ATGGCAGATCTGATCATCGTCGGTTCCGGGCCGGCCGGGTACACCGCCGCCGTGTACGCCGCGCGGGCGCAGCTCCAGCCCCTGGTGTTCGAGGGCGTCAGCTACGGCGGGGCGCTGATGACCACGACCGAGGTGGAGAACTACCCGGGGTTCAAGGACGGCATCCTCGGGCCCGACCTGATGGAGCAGATGCGCGCGCAGGCCGAGCGGTTCGGCGCGGAGCTGCGGGCCGAGGACGTCGAGTCCGTCGACCTGACCGGGCCGGTCAAAACGGTCACCGCGAACGGGCGGACCTACCAGGCCAGGGCCGTGGTGCTGGCCATGGGGGCGGCCGCCCGCTACCTCGATGTGCCCGGTGAGCAGCGGCTGCTCGGGCGCGGGGTGTCCTCGTGCGCGACCTGCGACGGGTTCTTCTTCCGGGACCAGGACATCGCGGTGGTCGGCGGCGGTGACTCGGCGATGGAGGAGGCCACCTTCCTGACCCGCTTCGCCCGGTCGGTGACGATCATCCACCGGCGGCAGGAGTTCCGGGCTTCCAAGATCATGCTGGAGCGGGCGCGGGCCAACGAGAAGATCCGCTGGCAGCTGGACACGCGGGTGCTGGAGGTGCTGGGGGAGACCTCGGTGACCGGGGTGCGGGTCCAGGACGCGGGCACCGGCGAGGAGTCGGTCATGCCGCTGACCGGCTTCTTCGTCGCCATCGGGCACGAGCCGAGGTCGGCGCTGGTGCGCGGGCAGGTCGAGGTGGACGTGGACGGGTACGTGCGGGTGAGCGGTCCGGGCACCGCGACCAACCTGGACGGCGTGTTCGCCGCGGGCGACCTGGTCGACCACACCTACCGGCAGGCGATCACCGCGGCCGGGTCCGGTTGCGCGGCTGCGATGGACGCTGAACGGTGGCTGGCACGCTGA
- a CDS encoding FKBP-type peptidyl-prolyl cis-trans isomerase, which produces MGKTKPTVTVPDGPSPDYLDITDIEIGDGPEATAGQEVTVHYVGVSHSTGQQFDASWDRGDTFSFPLGAGRVIKGWDMGVRGMKVGGRRQLVIPPHLGYGNRGAGAAIKPGETLIFVVDLVAVS; this is translated from the coding sequence ATGGGCAAGACCAAGCCCACCGTCACCGTGCCCGACGGCCCGTCGCCGGACTACCTGGACATCACCGACATCGAGATCGGTGACGGCCCGGAGGCCACCGCAGGCCAGGAGGTGACCGTGCACTACGTGGGCGTGTCACACAGCACCGGCCAGCAGTTCGACGCCAGCTGGGACCGCGGCGACACCTTCTCCTTCCCTCTGGGCGCCGGCCGGGTCATCAAGGGCTGGGACATGGGCGTCAGGGGCATGAAGGTCGGCGGCCGCCGCCAGCTGGTGATCCCGCCACACCTGGGTTACGGCAACCGGGGCGCGGGCGCGGCGATCAAGCCGGGCGAGACGCTGATCTTCGTGGTGGACCTGGTCGCGGTGAGCTGA
- a CDS encoding amidohydrolase family protein — protein sequence MEISDSNDSILSRRRFLQAAAFTAAAAGTAGVLGSAPGALAAPAAEEAGRTALSFTAATNGAATLSPADGSLVAEVQNVLWAIPRGGGKAKALTPADLEPNRPVFSPDGKQLVVCAYRGGGFHLWLLRADGSGLRQLTDGPWDDRGPAWSPDGTKIVFASEREGHTVEGSPYRIWVLDVRTGELTRITGKPGQDGPLQDKAWEDFDPTFSADGSRILFVRGSFTGTALDSRTVAAVRADGSGPVTVAHTDTSGAQVLAPALSPDGRLAYLRTTPAPAAGCTLVVAGQPVPVDGDVEPVPPRWVAADQLLLTVSGKFTLLRPTAPANAEPIAFTATLPVDRPRYRGKRYDLTGGGVRDVRSPHLPALSPDGRQIVFAALNSLWTVPSSGGSPRKVVTAEPTRFLLAPTWTADGKGIVYSDDRDGLYTARRRDLATGAETVLATGGRVHPALSPDGKWLAALDMSGNLVLRDLAAGTEKVLAAPLGGGGIPGRPSWSPDGKFLAFCDRNRLNGRFREGYNLIRVIEVSSGKSRLHPVAPNTSIADRYDSGPVWSPDGRHFAVIIESALHLVPIGRDGTPSGPPRKLADEAADHPSFAGDGRTVLYLSGGRLRLIGVGGGAPRTVRAPLDYRRPRPEDTVVHAGRFWAGAGDEVRQDVDLVLRGGRIAAVEPHRPGRPVGKRIDASKQTVLPGLWDAHTHPWQSTYGGRQTALQLAYGITTAVSFGGFAYEQARIREAVNAGALAGPRLIATGELLDGARVAYSMGRAHSTREGLRRSLDRAAALDWDFVKTYVRAPGWIMAEAARFAHERLGVRSGGHLCSPGVQLNQDLTTHLQATQRLEWGHATSASGRVYQDLTEIYTKTNFHLIATPFTAAPLIGADAALAEDPRVGTLMPPWDAAAARAAAKVPPSQAQLNTLSTEVDVYKRVLDGGGLVALGTDQPLVAVGLHLHLALRALHRNGFTPAQALRTVTSLPAEVFGQSEDLGTLEVGKVADVTIVDGDPFTDFSSLVRTTSVLRGGIQFTAADLVGSFANQAEALTKSAPDDAHWLEVAHTMRRNSCCDPEC from the coding sequence GTGGAGATTTCGGACAGCAACGATTCGATTTTGTCCCGACGCCGGTTCCTGCAGGCGGCCGCATTCACCGCGGCCGCGGCGGGCACCGCCGGAGTCCTCGGTTCCGCACCGGGGGCACTCGCCGCGCCCGCCGCCGAAGAGGCTGGTCGGACAGCGCTTTCCTTCACCGCGGCGACCAACGGCGCGGCCACCCTGAGCCCGGCCGACGGCAGCCTGGTCGCCGAGGTGCAGAACGTGCTGTGGGCCATTCCCCGCGGCGGCGGCAAAGCCAAGGCGCTCACCCCGGCCGACCTCGAACCCAACCGGCCGGTGTTCAGCCCGGACGGCAAGCAGCTCGTCGTCTGCGCCTATCGCGGCGGCGGTTTCCACCTGTGGCTGCTGCGCGCGGACGGCTCCGGCCTGCGCCAGCTCACCGACGGCCCGTGGGACGACCGCGGCCCGGCCTGGTCCCCGGACGGCACGAAGATCGTCTTCGCCTCCGAGCGGGAGGGGCACACCGTCGAGGGCAGCCCGTACCGGATCTGGGTGCTGGACGTGCGCACCGGCGAGCTGACCCGGATCACCGGCAAGCCCGGCCAGGACGGTCCGTTGCAGGACAAGGCGTGGGAGGACTTCGACCCGACCTTCTCCGCCGACGGCAGCCGGATCCTGTTCGTGCGCGGCTCCTTCACCGGCACCGCGCTGGACTCCCGCACTGTGGCCGCGGTCCGCGCCGACGGCAGCGGCCCGGTCACCGTCGCGCACACCGACACCAGCGGCGCCCAGGTGCTGGCCCCCGCGCTGTCCCCGGACGGCCGCCTGGCCTACCTGCGCACCACCCCGGCGCCCGCCGCGGGCTGCACCCTGGTGGTGGCCGGTCAGCCGGTGCCGGTGGACGGCGACGTGGAGCCGGTGCCGCCGCGCTGGGTGGCTGCGGACCAGCTGCTGCTCACCGTCAGCGGCAAGTTCACCCTGCTGCGCCCCACCGCGCCCGCGAACGCCGAGCCCATCGCCTTCACCGCGACGCTGCCGGTGGACCGGCCGCGCTACCGCGGCAAGCGCTACGACCTCACCGGCGGCGGGGTGCGCGACGTGCGCTCGCCGCACCTGCCCGCGCTGTCCCCGGACGGTCGCCAGATCGTCTTCGCCGCGCTCAACTCGCTGTGGACCGTGCCCAGCTCCGGCGGCAGCCCGCGCAAGGTGGTCACCGCCGAGCCGACCCGGTTCCTGCTCGCGCCGACCTGGACCGCCGATGGCAAGGGCATCGTCTACAGCGACGACCGCGACGGCCTCTACACCGCCCGCCGCCGCGACCTGGCCACCGGCGCGGAGACCGTGCTGGCCACCGGCGGCCGGGTGCACCCCGCGCTGTCCCCGGACGGCAAGTGGCTGGCCGCGCTGGACATGTCCGGCAACCTGGTGCTGCGCGACCTGGCCGCGGGTACGGAGAAGGTGCTGGCCGCCCCGCTCGGCGGCGGTGGCATCCCGGGACGGCCGAGCTGGTCGCCGGACGGGAAGTTCCTCGCCTTCTGCGACCGCAACCGGCTCAACGGCCGCTTCCGCGAGGGCTACAACCTGATCAGGGTGATCGAGGTCAGTTCCGGCAAGTCCCGGCTGCACCCGGTCGCGCCGAACACCTCGATCGCCGACCGCTACGACTCCGGCCCGGTCTGGTCCCCGGACGGCAGGCACTTCGCGGTGATCATCGAATCCGCGCTGCACCTGGTGCCGATCGGCCGGGACGGCACCCCCTCCGGCCCGCCGCGCAAGCTCGCCGACGAGGCCGCCGACCACCCGTCCTTCGCCGGTGACGGCCGCACCGTGCTCTACCTCTCCGGCGGCCGCCTGCGGCTGATCGGGGTCGGCGGGGGCGCGCCGCGGACGGTCCGCGCGCCGCTGGACTACCGGCGGCCCCGGCCCGAGGACACCGTGGTGCACGCAGGCCGGTTCTGGGCAGGCGCCGGTGACGAGGTGCGCCAGGACGTGGACCTGGTGCTGCGCGGCGGCCGGATCGCCGCGGTCGAGCCGCACCGTCCCGGCCGGCCGGTCGGTAAGCGGATCGACGCCTCGAAGCAGACCGTGCTGCCCGGGCTGTGGGACGCGCACACCCACCCCTGGCAGTCCACCTACGGCGGCCGCCAGACCGCGTTGCAGCTGGCCTACGGCATCACCACCGCGGTCTCCTTCGGCGGCTTCGCCTACGAGCAGGCCCGGATCAGGGAGGCGGTCAACGCGGGCGCGCTGGCCGGACCGCGGCTGATCGCCACCGGCGAGCTGCTCGACGGCGCCAGGGTCGCCTACAGCATGGGCCGCGCGCACAGCACCCGCGAGGGCCTGCGCCGCTCGCTGGACCGGGCCGCCGCGCTGGACTGGGACTTCGTCAAGACCTACGTCCGCGCGCCCGGCTGGATCATGGCCGAGGCGGCCAGGTTCGCGCACGAGCGGCTCGGCGTGCGCAGCGGCGGCCACCTGTGCTCGCCTGGCGTGCAGCTCAACCAGGACCTGACCACCCACCTGCAGGCCACCCAGCGCCTGGAGTGGGGCCACGCGACCAGCGCTTCCGGCCGCGTCTACCAGGACCTGACCGAGATCTACACGAAGACGAACTTCCACCTCATCGCCACCCCGTTCACCGCGGCCCCGCTGATCGGCGCGGACGCCGCGCTGGCCGAGGACCCCAGGGTCGGCACCCTGATGCCGCCGTGGGACGCCGCCGCCGCGCGGGCCGCGGCCAAGGTGCCGCCCAGCCAGGCCCAGCTGAACACGCTGTCCACCGAGGTGGACGTGTACAAGCGGGTCCTCGACGGCGGCGGCCTGGTCGCCCTGGGCACCGACCAGCCACTGGTCGCGGTTGGCCTGCACCTGCACCTGGCGCTGCGGGCCCTGCACCGCAACGGGTTCACCCCGGCGCAGGCCCTGCGCACGGTGACCTCGCTGCCGGCGGAGGTCTTCGGGCAGTCCGAGGACCTGGGCACCCTCGAGGTCGGCAAGGTCGCCGATGTGACCATTGTGGACGGTGACCCGTTCACCGACTTCAGCTCCCTGGTCCGCACCACCTCGGTGCTGCGCGGCGGCATCCAGTTCACCGCCGCCGACCTGGTCGGCTCCTTCGCCAACCAGGCCGAGGCGCTCACCAAGTCCGCCCCCGACGACGCCCACTGGCTCGAAGTCGCCCACACCATGCGCCGCAACTCCTGCTGCGACCCCGAGTGCTAA
- a CDS encoding metallophosphoesterase, which produces MSSPRLLATSDLHCDRAANREVVAGLRSESDQDWLIVAGDVSDTIADVDWALRTLRDRFAKVIWVPGNHELWTVPKDEVQLRGEARYRHLVELCRGLGVVTPEDEFPVWHGEAEDLVIAPLFVLYDYSIGRRVDETKDQALARAREAGVVGTDEVLLHHDPYPSRDAWCHARVRYSRQRLDAIPADRRTVLVNHFPLHPGPTKRLHYQDFALWCGTTLTEDWHLRYRAAVVVSGHLHIPLTDKFDGVRFEEVSLGYPREWQPRKRRRPVLRDVLVDSDPQYPLPA; this is translated from the coding sequence GTGTCGAGTCCGCGCTTGCTGGCCACCAGCGATCTGCACTGTGACCGCGCCGCCAACCGCGAGGTGGTGGCCGGTCTCCGCTCCGAGTCCGATCAGGACTGGCTGATCGTGGCCGGGGACGTGAGCGACACGATCGCCGACGTCGACTGGGCGCTGCGCACGCTGCGGGACCGCTTCGCCAAGGTGATCTGGGTGCCCGGCAACCACGAGCTGTGGACCGTGCCCAAGGACGAGGTGCAGCTGCGCGGCGAGGCCAGGTACCGGCACCTGGTCGAGCTGTGCCGCGGCCTGGGCGTGGTCACCCCGGAGGACGAGTTCCCGGTGTGGCACGGCGAGGCGGAGGACCTGGTCATCGCGCCGCTGTTCGTGCTCTACGACTACTCCATCGGCCGCAGGGTGGACGAGACCAAGGACCAGGCGCTGGCCCGCGCGCGCGAGGCCGGGGTGGTCGGCACCGACGAGGTGCTGCTGCACCACGACCCCTACCCCAGCCGGGACGCCTGGTGCCACGCCAGGGTCCGCTACTCCCGCCAGCGGCTGGACGCCATCCCGGCCGACCGGCGGACCGTGCTGGTCAACCACTTCCCGCTGCACCCCGGCCCGACCAAGCGGTTGCACTACCAGGACTTCGCGCTGTGGTGCGGCACCACGCTGACCGAGGACTGGCACCTGCGCTACCGGGCCGCGGTGGTGGTCTCCGGCCACCTGCACATCCCGCTCACCGACAAGTTCGACGGGGTCCGGTTCGAGGAGGTCTCCCTCGGCTACCCGCGCGAGTGGCAGCCGCGCAAGCGCCGCCGCCCGGTGCTGCGCGACGTGCTGGTGGACTCCGACCCGCAGTACCCGCTGCCGGCATGA
- a CDS encoding vitamin K epoxide reductase family protein: protein MTSRQVVAEGDAGVEDRRLDRIVAWVLSVGGLVGLVAAFVLTVEKFELMLNSNYIPTCTFNAALSCGTVMQSPQAAVFGFPNSLLGIGGFGVVTAIGFGLLAGATYRRWFWLGLQAGATLAVVFVHWLVVQSLYDIRVLCPYCMVVWAVTIPVFVYTTLHNLERGHFGGRGGGRAVVGYHGILTATWLAVLAALVFTAFGASLFA from the coding sequence ATGACGAGCAGGCAGGTCGTTGCCGAGGGTGACGCCGGGGTCGAGGACCGCAGGCTGGACCGGATCGTGGCCTGGGTGCTCTCGGTCGGCGGGCTGGTCGGGCTGGTGGCCGCGTTCGTGCTGACGGTGGAGAAGTTCGAGCTGATGCTCAACTCGAACTACATCCCCACCTGCACCTTCAACGCCGCGCTCAGCTGCGGCACGGTGATGCAGTCGCCGCAGGCCGCGGTGTTCGGCTTCCCCAACTCGCTGCTGGGCATCGGCGGGTTCGGCGTGGTCACCGCGATCGGGTTCGGGCTGCTGGCCGGGGCGACCTACCGCCGCTGGTTCTGGCTGGGTCTGCAAGCGGGGGCGACGCTGGCGGTGGTGTTCGTGCACTGGCTGGTGGTGCAGAGCCTGTACGACATCCGGGTGCTCTGCCCCTACTGCATGGTCGTCTGGGCGGTGACCATCCCGGTCTTCGTCTACACCACGCTGCACAACCTGGAACGCGGCCACTTCGGCGGGCGCGGCGGCGGCCGGGCCGTGGTCGGCTACCACGGCATCCTGACCGCCACCTGGCTCGCGGTGCTCGCCGCGCTGGTCTTCACCGCCTTCGGTGCCAGCCTGTTCGCCTGA
- a CDS encoding nucleotidyl transferase AbiEii/AbiGii toxin family protein, producing the protein MLRNPCDKHSRFFCDSGSPHAIHLEFDVDSATAETIRDEDDYSGVRVTMTGRLAAARLSLHVDVNVGDPVWPEPQTVLLPRLLADPLPIMGYPLAMVHAEKITTAVQRGTANTRWRDFADVYLLSRRHDVSGNELRTAFTTVAAHRKVDLVALGEVLDGFAELAQSRWLAWRRKQRLAEHVPASFAEVLAWVTAFADPCLADQTGGKNWLAADGHWR; encoded by the coding sequence TTGCTGAGAAACCCTTGCGACAAGCACTCGAGGTTCTTCTGTGACTCCGGTTCGCCCCACGCGATCCACCTGGAGTTCGACGTCGACTCGGCCACGGCGGAGACCATCCGGGATGAGGACGACTACAGCGGGGTCCGGGTCACGATGACTGGACGTCTGGCCGCCGCACGGCTGAGTCTGCACGTTGATGTCAACGTGGGCGATCCGGTCTGGCCCGAACCGCAGACCGTCCTGTTGCCCCGCCTGCTGGCCGATCCTTTGCCCATCATGGGATATCCGCTGGCGATGGTGCACGCGGAGAAGATCACCACGGCGGTGCAGCGGGGTACCGCGAACACCCGGTGGCGCGACTTCGCCGACGTCTACCTGCTGAGCCGGCGGCACGACGTCTCCGGCAACGAACTGCGCACCGCGTTCACCACGGTGGCCGCCCACCGCAAGGTGGATCTCGTGGCGCTCGGCGAGGTGCTGGACGGCTTCGCCGAGCTCGCGCAGTCCCGCTGGCTGGCCTGGCGACGCAAACAGCGCCTGGCCGAGCACGTGCCCGCCAGCTTCGCCGAGGTGCTCGCCTGGGTGACCGCCTTCGCCGACCCCTGCCTGGCCGACCAGACCGGCGGCAAGAACTGGCTGGCCGCCGACGGGCACTGGCGGTGA